Proteins from a single region of Primulina tabacum isolate GXHZ01 chromosome 5, ASM2559414v2, whole genome shotgun sequence:
- the LOC142544691 gene encoding glucan endo-1,3-beta-glucosidase 8, with product MEGEHLQIYENKNRLILLYIMIMVWGMAKQASSSMGVNWGTMATHQLPARSVVEMLKENGFDKVKLFEADDTILQALCGTDIQVMLAVPNYMLKEMSLHYGAAASWVEVNLTAYAYPGGVNIRYVAVGNEPFLKTYNDTYLPHTFPALKNIQEAINRAGLGSQIKATVPFNADVYYSPESNQVPSAGDFRPEIRDLTVQIIQYLYSNDAPFVVNIYPFLSLYGNSYFPLEFAFFDGSNKPIKDGEYVYTNVFDANFDTLVWAMTKAGYPDMKIVIGEVGWPTDGDKHANVQNAKRFNQGLIQHALSEEGTPARKGKLNVYLFSLIDENTKSIEPGSFERHWGIFEFDGKPKYELDLWGYQGNKGLAAVQDVRYMLRRWCVLNPHVKDTDQDLAQNIDYACSLSDCTALGYGSSCNHLSVQGNASYAFNMYYQFKNQNEWDCDFAGLGMTTDIDPSDDKCQFPVMIADGNSVFVVHKRLVNILLGIVEGFIVFLLLVS from the exons ATGGAGGGAGAACACTTGCAGATTTACGAGAACAAGAATCGgttgattttgttgtatatcATGATCATGGTCTGGGGTATGGCTAAACAGGCAAGTAGTAGCATGGGAGTGAATTGGGGTACCATGGCGACTCATCAGTTACCTGCGCGAAGCGTGGTCGAAATGCTAAAAGAAAATGGGTTCGATAAGGTGAAGCTATTCGAGGCGGATGACACGATATTGCAAGCGTTGTGTGGGACGGATATTCAAGTCATGCTCGCTGTGCCAAATTACATGCTCAAAGAGATGAGCCTGCACTATGGGGCGGCGGCTTCTTGGGTTGAAGTAAATCTCACTGCTTATGCATATCCCGGAGGAGTCAATATCAG ATATGTAGCTGTGGGGAATGAGCCTTTTCTCAAAACTTACAACGACACATACCTTCCACACACATTCCCGGCACTTAAAAACATACAGGAGGCTATTAACCGGGCCGGGCTGGGTTCACAAATCAAAGCAACTGTCCCATTCAATGCTGATGTATACTACTCGCCCGAGTCGAATCAAGTCCCTTCTGCTGGTGACTTTAGGCCCGAAATACGCGATCTCACAGTTCAAATCATCCAATATTTGTACTCTAACGATGCACCATTTGTGGTGAACATCTATCCCTTTTTAAGTCTCTATGGGAACTCCTACTTCCCTCTGGAGTTTGCTTTTTTCGATGGATCGAATAAACCGATCAAAGATGGAGAGTATGTTTACACGAATGTGTTCGATGCAAATTTCGATACTTTAGTTTGGGCCATGACTAAAGCAGGATACCCTGACATGAAAATCGTAATCGGAGAAGTAGGGTGGCCAACCGATGGTGACAAGCACGCGAATGTTCAAAACGCGAAAAGATTCAACCAGGGGTTGATCCAGCATGCTTTGAGTGAAGAGGGAACACCGGCCAGGAAAGGAAAGTTAAACGTCTACTTGTTTAGCCTTATCGACGAGAACACAAAAAGCATAGAGCCCGGAAGCTTTGAGAGGCATTGGGGGATATTCGAATTCGATGGGAAGCCGAAATACGAGTTGGACTTGTGGGGTTATCAAGGAAACAAAGGTTTAGCCGCCGTACAAGACGTGAGATATATGTTAAGAAGGTGGTGTGTCTTAAACCCTCATGTTAAGGATACGGATCAAGATTTGGCTCAAAACATTGATTATGCCTGTAGTTTATCCGATTGCACGGCTTTAGGCTACGGTTCTTCGTGTAACCACTTGAGTGTACAAGGAAATGCTTCTTATGCTTTTAACATGTACTATCAATTCAAGAATCAGAACGAATGGGATTGTGATTTCGCAGGTTTGGGTATGACCACGGACATCGATCCTTCGGATGATAAGTGCCAGTTTCCGGTTATGATTGCTGATGGGAATTCAGTGTTTGTGGTGCATAAGAGGTTGGTTAATATCTTGCTTGGGATCGTTGAAGGATTCATAGTGTTTTTGCTTCTTGTGTCTTAG
- the LOC142546145 gene encoding ABC transporter G family member 32-like: MWNSAENIAARSASFREDGDDEEALRWAALERLPTYDRVRLGIFRNMVGDSKEVEVHKLESQEQNVILDRLINSVESDWEKFFTRVRRRFDRVDLDFPKVEVRFEHLTVESFVHIGSRALPTISNFIINMAEALFRQLRIYSGKRRKLTILDDVSGIIRPGRLTLLLGPPSSGKTTLLLALAGRLNSDLQMSGKVTYNGHGLNEFVPQRTSAYVSQQDWHIPEMTVRETLNFSSRCQGVGYKYDMLLELSRREKLAGIKPDDDLDIFMKALSLEGRESGLAVEYILKILGLDLCADTFVGDEMLKGISGGQKKRLTTGELLVSPSRVLFMDEISTGLDSATTFQIIKYLKHSTQALDGTTVISLLQPAPETYELFDDIILISEGQIVYQGPRAAALEFFSCMEFHCPERKNVADFLQEVVSKKDQEQYWARLDLSYRYIPVVRFAEAFREFNIGKNLSEELDTPFDKRYSHPAALSTSRYGVRKTELLKICYDWQLLLMKRNLFIYVFKFIQLLLVALITMSVFFRTTLHHDTIDDGGLYLGELYFSMIIMLFNGFTEVSMLVVKLPVLYKYRDLHFYPCWAFTFPYWLLSILTSLVESGFWVAVTYYVVGFDPNLTRFLRQFLLFFFLHQMSLALFRLMGSLGRNMIVANTFGSFAMLIVMALGGYIISRDRIPSWWIWGFWISPLAYAQDAVSVNEFLGHSWDKRSGDNSNLSLGKALLNARSLFPENYWYWIGVGALIGYIGFFNILFTIFLLKLNPLGKRQAVVSKEELHEREKMRKGEPIVICLRDFLQHSGSFAKKSFKQRGMVLPFQALSMSFSNINYYVDVPMELRQRGVPVDKLQLLNNITGAFRPGVLTALVGVSGAGKTTLMDVLAGRKTGGVIEGTISLSGHPKQQETFARISGYCEQNDIHSPCLTVHESLLFSAWLRLSSDIEMETQKAFVEEVMELVELIPLRGALVGLPGVDGLSTEQRKRLTIAVELVANPSIVFMDEPTSGLDARAAAIVMRTVRNIVNTGRTIVCTIHQPSIDIFESFDELLFMKRGGELIYAGPLGPKSCDLIQYFEDIDGIPRIKNGYNPATWMLEVTSPIEESRLGIDFAEIYRRSKLFQYNKELVERLSKPSSDSKELNFPTKYSMSYFDQFVACLWKQNLSYWRNPQYTAVRFFYTVIISLMLGSICWGFGSKRDTQQDVFNAMGSMYAAVLFIGITNGTAVQPVVSVERFVSYRERAAGMYSALPFAFAQVAIEFPYVFAQAIIYCAIFYSMASFEWAFSKFVWYMFFMYFTMLYFTFYGMMTTAVTPNHNLAAIIAAPFYMLWNLFSGFMIPHKRIPVWWRWYYWANPVAWSLYGLLASQYADSEKLVKLSDGIQLISTRLLVKDVFGFRHDFIGIAGIMVAGFCLLFAVIFAYGIKAFNFQKR; this comes from the exons ATGTGGAACTCGGCGGAGAATATAGCCGCGCGTTCGGCGTCGTTCCGGGAGGACGGGGACGACGAGGAGGCGCTGCGGTGGGCGGCGCTCGAGCGGCTGCCGACTTACGACCGCGTGAGGCTCGGCATTTTCCGCAATATGGTCGGGGATTCGAAGGAGGTCGAGGTGCACAAGCTGGAATCTCAGGAGCAAAATGTTATCTTGGATCGGTTGATTAACTCAGTTGAGAGTGACTGGGAGAAGTTCTTCACTCGCGTGCGACGCCGTTTCGATAG AGTTGACTTGGATTTCCCAAAAGTTGAAGTGAGGTTTGAGCATTTGACAGTTGAATCATTTGTTCACATTGGTAGCAGAGCTTTGCCCACGATATCAAATTTTATTATCAACATGGCAGAG GCTTTATTCAGACAGCTGAGGATATATTCTGGTAAGAGGAGAAAGCTGACAATTTTAGACGATGTTAGTGGGATAATTCGACCAGGAAG ATTAACATTATTATTGGGTCCTCCAAGCTCTGGAAAGACGACTCTTCTTCTCGCCCTTGCTGGACGTCTCAACTCTGATCTTCAG ATGTCAGGTAAAGTAACGTACAATGGGCATGGGCTGAATGAGTTTGTTCCTCAAAGAACATCTGCTTATGTCAGTCAACAAGATTGGCACATACCAGAGATGACAGTTCGAGAAACCCTCAACTTTTCATCTCGTTGTCAAGGTGTTGGGTATAAATATG ATATGCTTCTGGAACTTTCAAGAAGAGAAAAGCTTGCTGGAATAAAGCCtgatgatgatcttgatatattCATGAAG GCTCTGTCTTTGGAGGGGAGGGAATCAGGCCTTGCGGTTGAGTACATCTTGAAG attttgggcttGGACCTTTGTGCGGATACCTTCGTCGGAGATGAAATGCTTAAAGGGATATCTGGTGGCCAAAAAAAGCGCCTGACAACAG GTGAATTATTGGTCAGCCCATCAAGAGTGTTATTCATGGATGAGATATCAACAGGTCTTGATAGTGCCACTACATTCCAAATAATTAAGTATCTTAAGCATTCAACCCAGGCACTTGATGGAACCACTGTGATTTCTCTGCTTCAACCAGCACCTGAGACTTACgagctatttgatgatattattcTCATTTCCGAGGGCCAAATTGTTTACCAGGGACCTCGTGCAGCTGCCCTAGAGTTCTTTTCATGCATGGAATTTCACTGCCCAGAGAGGAAAAATGTTGCAGACTTTCTTCAAGAA GTTGTATCCAAGAAGGATCAAGAGCAATACTGGGCTCGTCTCGATCTTTCATATCGGTACATACCAGTTGTTAGATTTGCTGAAGCTTTTCGCGAATTCAACATTGGGAAGAATTTATCTGAAGAGCTGGATACCCCATTTGATAAGCGTTACAGTCATCCTGCAGCCTTATCGACTTCTCGATATGGCGTCAGGAAAACTGAACTGCTTAAAATCTGCTATGACTGGCAGTTGCTGCTTATGAAACGGAATTTATTTATCTATGTCTTTAAATTTATACAG CTCCTTCTGGTTGCTCTGATTACAATGAGTGTTTTTTTCCGTACTACGCTGCATCATGATACAATTGATGACGGGGGCCTTTATTTAGGAGAATTGTACTTTTCCATGATCATTATGCTTTTCAATGGCTTCACAGAGGTTTCCATGCTTGTTGTCAAGCTTCCAGTCCTGTACAAGTACAGGGACTTACACTTCTATCCATGTTGGGCTTTTACATTTCCTTATTGGCTTTTGAGCATTCTAACTTCACTAGTAGAATCAGGTTTCTGGGTGGCAGTGACCTACTATGTCGTTGGATTCGATCCAAATCTAACAAG ATTTCTGCGTCAATTCTTGCTTTTCTTCTTTCTGCATCAAATGTCTCTAGCTCTTTTTCGTCTGATGGGTTCCTTGGGCCGTAATATGATTGTGGCAAATACTTTTGGATCCTTTGCCATGTTGATAGTCATGGCTCTCGGAGGATATATAATTTCAAGAG ATAGGATTCCTAGTTGGTGGATCTGGGGATTTTGGATTTCTCCTCTAGCTTATGCTCAAGATGCTGTTTCTGTCAATGAATTCCTTGGGCATTCCTGGGACAAG AGAAGTGGAGACAATTCAAATTTGTCACTAGGCAAAGCATTACTCAATGCTCGAAGTTTGTTCCCAGAAAATTACTGGTACTGGATTGGTGTAGGCGCATTGATCGGTTATATAGGCTTCTTCAATATCCTTTTTACCATTTTCCTCTTGAAGCTGAACC CTCTTGGGAAGCGTCAAGCTGTTGTCTCTAAAGAAGAACTCCACGAGAGAGAGAAGATGAGGAAAGGAGAACCTATTGTCATCTGTCTTAGAGACTTTCTACAGCATTCTGGCTCATTTGCTA AGAAGAGTTTTAAACAAAGAGGAATGGTGCTTCCTTTCCAAGCACTTTCTATGTCTTTCAGCAATATTAATTACTACGTGGATGTGCCCATG GAACTAAGGCAGCGAGGTGTTCCAGTGGATAAATTGCAGTTACTGAATAATATCACTGGAGCATTTAGGCCTGGTGTGCTCACAGCTTTGGTTGGAGTTAGTGGTGCTGGAAAAACCACCCTTATGGATGTATTAGCTGGGAGAAAGACTGGTGGAGTTATTGAAGGAACCATCAGTTTATCAGGTCATCCAAAACAACAAGAGACTTTTGCCAGAATATCTGGGTACTGTGAACAAAACGACATTCATTCTCCCTGCTTAACTGTTCATGAATCACTTCTGTTCTCTGCTTGGCTACGGTTGTCCTCAGATATTGAGATGGAAACCCAAAAG GCTTTTGTTGAGGAGGTGATGGAACTTGTGGAACTTATTCCTTTGAGAGGAGCGTTAGTAGGTCTACCCGGAGTTGATGGATTATCAACGGAGCAAAGAAAGCGCCTTACTATTGCCGTTGAACTGGTAGCCAACCCTTCTATTGTATTCATGGATGAGCCTACATCAGGCTTAGATGCGAGAGCTGCAGCCATTGTGATGCGGACAGTGAGGAATATAGTGAACACTGGAAGAACTATTGTCTGTACTATTCATCAGCCTAGCATTGATATCTTTGAATCCTTTGACGAG CTTTTATTTATGAAACGGGGTGGAGAGCTAATTTATGCCGGTCCACTTGGTCCAAAGTCTTGCGATTTGATCCAGTATTTTGAG GATATTGACGGAATACCAAGGATCAAGAATGGATATAATCCAGCTACATGGATGTTAGAGGTTACATCACCAATAGAGGAAAGCCGCTTGGGcattgattttgctgaaatttaCCGAAGATCAAAACTATTTCA ATATAATAAAGAGTTGGTCGAGAGGCTGAGCAAACCAAGTAGCGATTCAAAAGAGCTTAATTTTCCAACAAAGTATTCTATGTCATACTTCGACCAATTTGTGGCTTGCCTTTGGAAGCAGAACCTGTCTTATTGGCGAAACCCACAATACACGGCAGTTCGCTTCTTCTATACAGTAATAATATCATTGATGCTGGGGAGCATATGTTGGGGATTTGGTTCAAAAAG GGACACACAGCAAGACGTATTTAATGCTATGGGATCAATGTATGCAGCAGTGCTGTTCATCGGAATTACGAATGGCACTGCCGTTCAACCAGTTGTTTCTGTTGAAAGATTTGTTTCATACAGAGAAAGAGCAGCAGGAATGTATTCGGCTTTACCGTTTGCATTTGCTCAG GTTGCTATCGAGTTTCCTTACGTATTCGCACAGGCAATTATTTACTGTGCAATATTCTATTCAATGGCTTCTTTTGAGTGGGCTTTTTCCAAGTTTGTGTGGTACATGTTCTTCATGTACTTCACAATGTTGTATTTCACCTTTTATGGCATGATGACAACTGCTGTCACACCCAACCACAACCTTGCTGCCATTATCGCTGCCCCATTTTACATGCTTTGGAATCTCTTTAGCGGGTTCATGATACCTCATAAG AGAATTCCGGTATGGTGGCGATGGTATTATTGGGCGAACCCCGTCGCCTGGAGTCTCTATGGCCTCCTTGCTTCTCAGTATGCTGACAGTGAGAAATTGGTGAAGCTTTCTGATGGAATTCAGTTAATATCGACAAGGCTATTAGTCAAGGATGTATTTGGATTCAGGCATGATTTCATCGGTATCGCAGGAATCATGGTGGCCGGATTCTGCTTGTTATTTGCTGTGATTTTTGCTTATGGTATTAAAGCTTTTAACTTCCAGAAGAGATGA